One genomic window of Phycisphaerales bacterium includes the following:
- a CDS encoding peptidylprolyl isomerase: protein MSLYGRALGWMDRIAGRGQGPKESALMEALEPRVLLDASFPDISDLVDPENTVVRFKTTLGEIDFELYDRSGPGGASAAPVTVENFLNYVNSGRYFESFFHRSVNVNSTNPDIDGDPFIIQGGGFIFNDDDGLSRVDTDDAIENESNPDRSNVERSLAMALVTSLGTDTATSQFFINLRDNNGSQGFGDIDLDAQDFTVFGRVANDRSWTVVQAIQNLDTFVFADVFVDDEGNLTDNEGNPSMSPFFLDDPDADVVSFALTDVPVRSDPGFIAPGEIRSTSLEERFLVQVNSTLVIKPADAEKFYTFLVGNPEGYANDTSVTFVELTTNTSSGSASFYQIVLRYETGVRDQVLASGMLDPGTRTRIAVSDPGGSEAAQARKFTPFAIEVQSTEGMSASLTHTDFGATLTESFVNFADLDARGPGAFLNWGFGGLASTIGDTDSDGSLDNIDTRESYIVWQNLTGMTGTVTVTVYTDASSFQTTTFALEGHRRGGIELHNSFGFATQGVQAIDVQSDVPIIASMSTYDSLLTADGSAAFANVAYGALGVVGGGDTEGVLTGVQYTNNPNEEAYLTFLNTGLSGTVITLTISDEAEFSGTRNIVLAPRDRGEFNLDLLVFELGGEFEPGEFLTVRYESTLPVAGQYTAVIGNEAQSTAFQTQLSDLVILSGGFDPGDNGEVISLYNPYNDTADVELNFSVQFYFFDRSQFVQFGFLPMLEPGESASISAREFNDVLATITLGEDWGRYTIFIAGIAIPSGGGTTPMAGQFGVSLSRIGDDGFGGRSVTMSTGTLGQGTLVDLSDDVFDGGIGG, encoded by the coding sequence ATGTCTTTGTATGGACGCGCGCTGGGTTGGATGGATCGGATCGCTGGCCGCGGGCAGGGACCCAAGGAATCGGCCCTGATGGAGGCCCTGGAGCCGCGCGTCTTGCTCGACGCGAGCTTCCCCGACATCTCCGACCTGGTCGACCCCGAGAACACGGTGGTTCGCTTCAAGACCACGCTGGGCGAGATCGACTTCGAGCTGTACGACCGCAGCGGGCCCGGTGGGGCGAGCGCGGCGCCGGTCACCGTCGAGAACTTCCTGAACTACGTCAATAGCGGGCGCTACTTCGAGAGCTTCTTCCATCGCTCGGTCAACGTCAACTCGACCAACCCCGACATCGATGGAGATCCGTTCATCATCCAGGGCGGCGGATTCATCTTCAACGACGACGACGGGCTGAGCCGTGTCGATACCGACGACGCCATCGAGAACGAATCCAACCCGGATCGCTCGAACGTCGAGCGGTCGCTCGCGATGGCGCTGGTGACCAGCCTGGGCACCGATACGGCGACGAGCCAGTTCTTCATCAACCTGCGCGACAACAACGGCAGCCAGGGCTTCGGCGACATCGATCTGGATGCCCAGGACTTCACGGTCTTCGGCCGCGTGGCCAACGACCGCTCGTGGACGGTGGTGCAGGCCATCCAGAACCTCGACACGTTCGTGTTCGCCGACGTCTTCGTCGACGACGAGGGCAACCTGACCGACAACGAGGGCAACCCTTCGATGTCGCCGTTCTTCCTTGACGATCCGGACGCCGACGTGGTGAGCTTCGCGCTCACCGATGTTCCGGTGCGCAGCGATCCGGGCTTCATCGCGCCGGGCGAGATTCGGAGCACGTCGCTCGAAGAGCGGTTCCTGGTGCAAGTCAACAGCACGCTGGTGATCAAGCCGGCCGATGCCGAGAAGTTCTATACCTTCCTCGTGGGGAACCCCGAGGGCTATGCCAACGACACGAGCGTGACGTTCGTCGAGCTGACGACCAACACGTCGAGCGGCTCGGCCTCGTTCTACCAGATCGTGCTGCGGTACGAGACCGGCGTCCGCGACCAGGTGCTGGCGAGCGGGATGCTCGACCCGGGCACGCGGACGCGCATCGCGGTGAGCGATCCCGGTGGGTCCGAAGCGGCGCAGGCCCGCAAGTTCACGCCGTTCGCCATCGAGGTGCAGAGCACCGAGGGCATGAGCGCCTCGCTCACGCACACCGACTTCGGCGCGACGCTGACCGAGTCGTTCGTGAACTTCGCCGACCTGGACGCTCGCGGCCCCGGCGCGTTCTTGAACTGGGGCTTCGGCGGACTGGCGTCGACCATCGGCGACACGGATTCGGACGGTTCGCTCGACAACATCGATACGCGCGAGTCGTACATCGTCTGGCAGAACCTGACGGGCATGACCGGGACGGTCACGGTAACGGTCTACACCGACGCCAGCTCGTTCCAGACGACGACGTTTGCGCTGGAAGGCCATCGCCGAGGCGGCATCGAGCTGCACAACTCGTTCGGCTTTGCGACCCAGGGCGTGCAGGCGATCGACGTGCAATCGGACGTACCCATCATCGCCTCGATGAGTACGTACGACTCGCTGCTGACCGCCGACGGCTCGGCCGCCTTCGCCAACGTCGCGTATGGCGCACTGGGCGTCGTTGGCGGCGGCGACACCGAGGGCGTGCTGACGGGGGTCCAGTACACGAACAACCCGAACGAGGAGGCCTACCTGACCTTCCTCAACACGGGGCTGTCGGGCACGGTCATCACGCTGACGATCAGCGACGAGGCCGAGTTCTCGGGTACTCGCAACATCGTGCTGGCGCCTCGGGACCGCGGCGAGTTCAACCTCGATCTCCTGGTGTTCGAACTCGGCGGCGAGTTCGAGCCCGGCGAGTTCCTGACCGTTCGCTATGAGTCGACCCTGCCGGTCGCGGGCCAGTACACCGCCGTCATCGGTAACGAGGCACAGTCGACGGCCTTCCAGACGCAGCTGTCGGACCTGGTCATCCTCTCGGGCGGCTTCGATCCGGGCGACAACGGCGAGGTCATCTCGCTGTACAACCCGTACAACGACACGGCCGACGTCGAGCTGAACTTCTCGGTTCAGTTCTACTTCTTCGATCGCAGCCAGTTCGTGCAGTTCGGATTCCTGCCGATGCTGGAACCGGGCGAGAGCGCGAGCATCTCGGCCCGCGAGTTCAACGACGTCTTGGCCACCATCACGCTCGGGGAGGACTGGGGCCGCTACACCATCTTCATCGCGGGCATCGCGATTCCGTCGGGCGGCGGCACGACGCCAATGGCGGGCCAATTCGGCGTGTCGCTTTCGCGCATCGGCGATGACGGATTTGGTGGGCGATCGGTGACGATGAGCACCGGCACGCTCGGCCAGGGCACGCTGGTCGACCTGTCCGACGACGTCTTCGACGGCGGAATCGGCGGCTGA
- a CDS encoding glycosyltransferase, with product MERLTGSGQQPSSRPLDGPDQAPRLWVISPCFNRPADAQNLCRALADLVLPSDFSPTLLLVDNASQRPIRDSLAPGALPNPWTLTHLPQPANSGGSGGFNAGLAWCMGHSRTHDLVWLLDSDAAPEPEALGHLFGVLSRTDAAMVGSCLVDPESREPFECGGLVDRRTGEYVQHPPLGDEPISCDYLAACSILTTPAVVRQSGLFPETFLNGDDVAWGCRVREATGRPLLGVPASRVAHPRPDRMRTVARYFAARGAMIALPEARTPVFRRALRESARAASLHAAGLHALGELHLAGLRDAAAGRVMGPLPSGIDPGNPDLPGLTREEAVQKASGRGRVVGARGRRGDLLNPAGSIALDAQGGWSITTSRLTQARRAATAMARGLGLALRLRRRGGAFGHAPPAPMATQVRSADHGLSIVIVAYNRKDALLRTLAHLSSSEPSASAEVIVVDNASADGTAEAVRERFPAVRCLELAENTGVAAFNRGVEAASGQTVLILDDDSWPDPTALALALTLLEEREDVAGVALHPRHPDGGRSEWPFARRVRQACDAWPLMGCGNLVRKDAWRRAGGYCEGFFLYRNDTDLALSLSTIGKVWFDPSWVVWHDSPAATRKSVRWCHLATRNWLWMARRHSRHPGRFWAWLGVLQAFRLAGLRPAAVMAVVRGVFDGLIGTAPPTTASAPEGWKALIALRLGKPISQTARYVGPCPMPQPNQAQRTSRPSSSEPSPTRRST from the coding sequence ATGGAACGGTTGACCGGGTCCGGCCAACAACCTTCGTCCCGGCCTCTCGACGGCCCCGACCAAGCGCCGAGGCTCTGGGTTATCAGCCCCTGCTTCAATCGGCCGGCCGACGCCCAAAACCTTTGCCGCGCGCTCGCCGATCTCGTGCTGCCATCCGATTTCTCCCCCACGCTGCTTCTGGTCGATAACGCGAGCCAGCGCCCAATCCGCGACTCGCTTGCGCCGGGCGCGCTGCCGAACCCCTGGACCCTCACGCACCTGCCCCAGCCGGCCAACAGCGGCGGGAGCGGCGGATTCAACGCCGGATTGGCGTGGTGCATGGGGCATTCCCGCACGCACGATCTCGTCTGGCTGCTCGACAGCGACGCCGCCCCGGAGCCCGAGGCCCTCGGCCACCTGTTCGGCGTGCTCTCACGGACCGATGCGGCCATGGTCGGCTCATGCCTCGTCGATCCGGAGTCTCGCGAGCCCTTCGAGTGCGGCGGGCTCGTCGATCGGCGAACGGGCGAGTACGTGCAGCACCCGCCCTTGGGCGACGAGCCAATCAGCTGCGATTACCTGGCCGCCTGCAGCATCCTGACGACGCCGGCGGTCGTCCGGCAATCGGGCCTGTTTCCCGAGACCTTCCTCAACGGCGACGACGTGGCCTGGGGCTGCCGCGTGCGCGAGGCAACCGGCCGGCCACTGCTGGGCGTCCCCGCCAGCCGCGTAGCCCACCCTCGGCCCGACCGCATGCGGACCGTCGCCCGCTACTTCGCCGCCCGGGGCGCGATGATCGCCCTGCCCGAGGCGCGCACGCCGGTGTTCCGCCGAGCACTGCGTGAATCGGCCCGGGCCGCGTCGCTGCACGCCGCCGGGCTCCATGCCCTGGGCGAACTCCACCTGGCGGGGCTGCGCGATGCGGCGGCCGGGCGGGTCATGGGCCCCCTGCCCAGCGGCATCGACCCCGGCAACCCTGATCTGCCGGGGCTGACGAGGGAAGAGGCAGTTCAGAAGGCCTCCGGTCGCGGCCGCGTCGTGGGCGCCCGCGGGCGACGCGGCGACCTGCTGAACCCAGCTGGCTCGATCGCGCTCGACGCACAGGGCGGATGGTCGATCACGACCTCTCGGCTCACCCAGGCCCGGCGTGCAGCCACCGCGATGGCGCGTGGCCTTGGCCTCGCCCTCAGATTGCGACGCCGCGGCGGCGCTTTCGGGCACGCGCCGCCAGCGCCGATGGCCACGCAGGTCCGCAGCGCCGACCACGGCCTGAGCATCGTCATCGTCGCGTACAACCGCAAGGACGCCCTGCTGCGCACGCTCGCGCACCTCTCCAGCAGCGAGCCGTCGGCGAGCGCCGAGGTCATCGTCGTCGACAACGCGTCGGCCGATGGCACCGCCGAAGCCGTCCGCGAGCGATTCCCGGCGGTTCGATGCCTGGAACTCGCAGAGAACACGGGCGTCGCCGCGTTCAACCGCGGCGTCGAGGCGGCCTCGGGCCAGACGGTGCTCATCCTCGACGACGACTCGTGGCCCGATCCGACGGCCCTGGCCCTCGCCCTCACGCTGCTCGAAGAACGCGAGGACGTCGCCGGCGTCGCGCTGCACCCCAGGCACCCCGACGGCGGGCGGAGCGAGTGGCCCTTCGCCCGACGCGTGCGCCAGGCCTGCGACGCCTGGCCGCTCATGGGCTGCGGAAACCTCGTGCGGAAGGACGCCTGGCGTCGCGCGGGCGGCTACTGCGAGGGCTTCTTCCTCTACCGCAACGACACCGACCTGGCGCTGAGCCTCTCGACCATCGGCAAGGTCTGGTTCGACCCGTCGTGGGTCGTCTGGCACGACAGCCCCGCCGCCACACGCAAGAGCGTCCGCTGGTGCCACCTCGCCACGCGCAACTGGCTCTGGATGGCTCGCCGGCACAGCCGCCACCCCGGCCGATTCTGGGCGTGGCTGGGCGTGCTGCAGGCGTTCCGGCTCGCCGGTTTACGCCCGGCGGCGGTCATGGCCGTCGTCCGCGGCGTGTTCGACGGCCTGATCGGCACCGCGCCCCCCACCACCGCGAGTGCGCCCGAAGGCTGGAAAGCCCTCATCGCGCTCCGCCTGGGCAAGCCGATCTCGCAGACGGCCCGCTACGTTGGCCCATGCCCGATGCCCCAACCCAACCAGGCCCAGCGCACCTCACGCCCGAGCAGTTCCGAGCCCTCGCCCACCAGACGCTCGACCTGA
- a CDS encoding pyridoxal-dependent decarboxylase, with product MPDAPTQPGPAHLTPEQFRALAHQTLDLILDYHATIDARPVRSQAEPGDVLAAIPDAPPEQPAGESEWPAIFDDVRGIILPALTHWQSPGFFGYFPANGSWPAVLGDLLSTGVGVQGMLWQTGPAITELETKMLDWMAKLCGLPERFLSTSQGGGVIQGTASEATLVAMVAARHRLRTQQPDADPRTLVAYTSSQAHSSVLKATRIAGVEHLRLIKTDAEHALDPEELRQRLRADLDAGLTPFYLCATAGTTSSGAFDPIGAMAGIRDELCPRAWLHVDAAWAGSAAVCPEHRGFLNRLDRADSYCTNPHKWLLTNFDCDLFYVADRQTLIDSLSVRPEYLRNSATDSGAVIDYRDWQVPLGRRFRALKLWFVMRHYGAQGLQAHIRQHVEWADWFERQVLADERFELAAPRSLSLVCLRLAGDRDDDTRRLLEAANDTGQVLLTHTTLPESGRERYAIRVAIGGSNATFESVRALWNLLAAHAG from the coding sequence ATGCCCGATGCCCCAACCCAACCAGGCCCAGCGCACCTCACGCCCGAGCAGTTCCGAGCCCTCGCCCACCAGACGCTCGACCTGATCCTCGACTACCACGCCACCATCGACGCCCGGCCCGTGCGATCGCAGGCCGAGCCGGGCGACGTGCTGGCCGCCATCCCCGACGCCCCGCCCGAGCAACCGGCCGGCGAGTCCGAGTGGCCGGCCATCTTCGACGACGTCCGCGGCATCATCCTCCCGGCCCTCACCCACTGGCAGTCGCCCGGCTTTTTCGGCTACTTCCCGGCCAACGGCTCGTGGCCGGCCGTGCTGGGCGACCTCCTGAGCACGGGCGTGGGCGTGCAGGGCATGCTCTGGCAGACGGGCCCTGCCATCACCGAACTCGAGACCAAGATGCTCGACTGGATGGCGAAGCTCTGCGGGCTGCCCGAGCGGTTCTTGAGCACGAGCCAGGGCGGCGGCGTCATCCAGGGCACGGCCAGCGAGGCGACGCTGGTGGCCATGGTCGCCGCCCGGCATCGCCTGAGGACGCAGCAGCCCGACGCCGACCCGCGCACGCTCGTCGCGTACACGAGCTCCCAGGCGCACAGCTCGGTACTCAAGGCCACGCGAATCGCCGGCGTCGAGCACCTGCGGCTCATCAAGACCGATGCTGAGCATGCGCTCGACCCCGAAGAGCTCCGCCAGCGGCTCCGGGCAGACCTTGATGCGGGCCTGACGCCCTTCTACCTGTGCGCCACGGCCGGCACGACGAGCAGCGGCGCCTTCGACCCCATCGGCGCGATGGCCGGCATTCGTGACGAGCTCTGCCCAAGGGCCTGGCTGCACGTCGACGCCGCGTGGGCCGGTTCGGCGGCGGTCTGCCCCGAGCACCGCGGCTTCCTGAACCGGCTCGACCGCGCCGACAGCTACTGCACGAACCCACACAAGTGGCTGCTGACGAACTTCGACTGCGACCTGTTCTACGTGGCCGACCGCCAGACGCTCATCGACTCGCTGAGCGTGAGGCCCGAGTACCTGCGCAACTCGGCGACCGACTCGGGCGCCGTCATCGACTACCGCGATTGGCAGGTGCCCCTGGGCCGCCGCTTCCGCGCGCTCAAGCTCTGGTTCGTCATGCGGCACTACGGGGCCCAGGGCCTGCAAGCCCACATCCGCCAGCACGTCGAGTGGGCCGATTGGTTCGAGCGGCAGGTGCTCGCCGACGAGCGATTCGAGCTGGCCGCTCCGCGGTCGCTGTCGCTCGTGTGCCTCCGCCTTGCCGGCGACCGCGACGACGACACCCGCCGCCTGCTCGAGGCCGCCAACGACACCGGGCAGGTGCTCTTGACGCATACGACCTTGCCCGAGAGCGGACGCGAGCGATACGCCATCCGCGTCGCCATCGGCGGCTCGAACGCCACCTTCGAGAGCGTGCGGGCGTTGTGGAACTTGCTGGCCGCCCACGCGGGGTGA
- a CDS encoding LuxR C-terminal-related transcriptional regulator codes for MLAGEQYKRAAYTGGQRQDESHEDPDRQFDVAMRALRIASDLSCIPAVPTPDLADRLADALVSLCGEDRGVMLQIGRFEGPGGWACESVGVGGRLRELPSNAATTPKQFPWPGLSEGDSPAIYLVSQPKADQAGVSGLVSAFASVNLGLELAGLACGRHPGALTITVQVGGNPSDDDEAGIAARAWLLRRLLPWMHAIVRAALAENGSPATRPWLTDRERVVLGGLVEGGSVTEIAEALGRSRYTVHDQVKSLHRKLGVHTRAALVGCAIRSVPLPPSDGMLGEGG; via the coding sequence ATGCTTGCAGGAGAACAGTATAAACGTGCGGCATACACGGGTGGTCAACGGCAGGACGAGTCCCATGAAGATCCGGACCGCCAATTCGACGTGGCGATGCGGGCGCTGCGGATCGCGTCTGACCTCTCCTGCATCCCGGCCGTCCCGACGCCAGATCTGGCCGACCGACTCGCGGACGCGCTGGTTTCCTTGTGCGGCGAAGATCGTGGCGTGATGCTGCAGATCGGACGCTTCGAAGGTCCCGGCGGCTGGGCCTGCGAGTCCGTCGGGGTTGGCGGTCGGCTGCGAGAGCTGCCGTCGAACGCCGCGACCACGCCTAAGCAGTTTCCTTGGCCTGGGCTGTCCGAAGGCGATTCGCCCGCGATCTACCTCGTGAGCCAGCCGAAGGCCGATCAAGCCGGAGTCAGTGGGCTGGTAAGCGCGTTTGCCTCGGTGAACCTGGGTCTCGAACTGGCCGGCCTTGCCTGCGGCCGCCATCCCGGCGCCCTGACCATCACCGTCCAGGTCGGTGGGAATCCGTCGGACGACGACGAGGCCGGCATCGCCGCTCGCGCCTGGTTGCTGCGCCGGCTGCTGCCCTGGATGCACGCGATCGTCCGGGCGGCCCTCGCGGAGAACGGCAGCCCGGCGACCCGGCCTTGGTTGACCGACCGCGAGCGCGTCGTGCTCGGTGGACTGGTCGAAGGCGGCTCGGTCACGGAAATCGCCGAAGCGCTCGGCCGCAGCAGGTACACCGTGCACGACCAGGTGAAGTCTCTGCACCGCAAGCTCGGGGTGCACACGCGTGCGGCGCTCGTCGGCTGCGCCATCCGAAGCGTGCCACTGCCGCCCTCGGACGGCATGCTCGGGGAAGGCGGCTAG
- a CDS encoding FAD-dependent oxidoreductase, with the protein MHERSGTHEPTAGSLPADARVLIIGAGPTGLGAAWRLRELGHENFVVLEANPYAGGLAHSFVDDAGFTWDIGGHVMFSHYDYYDKVFDAVMGDEFALNDRESWVRMRGTWVPYPFQNNIRYLPSKDAADCLIGLIKAQAADAPSFRDAANFGEFIDRVFGEGIARLFMRPYNFKVWAHPPEMMNKHWIGERVAVIDVERAVRNVVEGKDDFGWGPNNKFKFPLRGGTGEFYRRMAERLQDAIRLSTRVERIDSAEKIVTVRNADGSEEQLPFDVLISAMPVDVLCKEVVADAPDHVRTAAAGLLHSAGHMVGVGLKRPCPSTKSWMYFPEDDCPFYRVTYLSNYSPYMTPDQSGDNATHYSLLCETSASAHKPVDPASIVEDTITGLENAGLLEPGDRQDVVSTWHHAVEYSYPTPSVDRDERLSVVIPWLESRGIYSRGRFGMWKYEVANTDHTLMQGVEVVDRLLLGQPEHTIGIVYQVTEDGREAAGHDRPSVAGSGEKRLKMSNTPAPATDASQDVAETELGATLGSGQRTGRI; encoded by the coding sequence ATGCACGAACGCAGCGGCACCCACGAACCCACGGCTGGATCGCTTCCCGCTGACGCACGGGTCCTGATCATCGGGGCCGGGCCAACGGGCCTGGGCGCTGCATGGCGGCTGCGCGAGCTGGGGCACGAGAACTTCGTCGTGCTCGAGGCCAATCCCTACGCCGGCGGATTGGCGCACTCGTTCGTCGACGATGCCGGCTTCACGTGGGACATCGGCGGACACGTGATGTTCAGCCACTATGACTACTACGACAAGGTCTTCGATGCGGTCATGGGCGACGAATTCGCGCTCAATGATCGCGAGAGTTGGGTGCGGATGCGCGGCACGTGGGTGCCGTACCCCTTCCAGAACAACATCCGCTACCTGCCTTCAAAGGACGCCGCCGACTGCCTGATCGGCCTGATCAAGGCCCAGGCGGCCGACGCCCCGAGCTTCAGGGACGCCGCCAACTTCGGCGAGTTCATCGACCGCGTCTTCGGCGAGGGCATCGCCCGCCTGTTCATGCGGCCGTACAACTTCAAGGTCTGGGCCCACCCGCCCGAGATGATGAACAAGCACTGGATCGGCGAGCGCGTCGCGGTCATCGACGTGGAGCGAGCCGTCCGAAACGTCGTCGAGGGCAAGGACGACTTCGGCTGGGGGCCCAACAACAAGTTCAAGTTCCCCCTGCGCGGCGGGACGGGCGAGTTCTATCGCAGGATGGCCGAGCGCCTGCAGGACGCGATCAGGCTCTCGACCCGCGTCGAGCGCATCGACTCGGCCGAGAAGATCGTGACCGTCCGGAACGCCGATGGCTCGGAAGAACAGCTGCCGTTCGACGTGCTCATCTCGGCGATGCCCGTGGACGTCTTGTGCAAAGAGGTGGTTGCCGACGCGCCCGATCACGTCAGAACCGCCGCCGCGGGGCTGCTGCACTCGGCCGGGCACATGGTGGGCGTCGGCCTCAAGCGGCCCTGCCCGAGCACCAAGAGCTGGATGTACTTCCCCGAGGACGACTGCCCCTTCTACCGCGTCACCTACCTCAGCAACTACTCGCCCTACATGACGCCCGACCAGTCCGGCGACAACGCCACGCACTACTCGCTGCTCTGCGAGACCAGCGCCAGCGCGCACAAGCCCGTCGACCCGGCAAGCATCGTCGAAGACACGATCACGGGCCTCGAGAACGCCGGCCTGCTCGAACCCGGTGACCGCCAGGACGTCGTGAGCACCTGGCACCACGCCGTCGAGTACAGCTACCCCACGCCGTCGGTCGACCGGGACGAGCGGTTATCGGTGGTCATCCCCTGGCTCGAATCGCGGGGCATCTACAGCCGCGGCCGCTTCGGCATGTGGAAGTACGAGGTCGCCAACACCGACCACACGCTCATGCAGGGCGTCGAGGTGGTCGACCGGTTGCTGCTCGGCCAGCCGGAGCACACCATCGGCATCGTCTACCAGGTCACCGAAGACGGACGCGAGGCGGCCGGCCACGATCGTCCTTCGGTGGCCGGATCGGGCGAGAAGCGGTTGAAGATGAGCAACACCCCCGCGCCGGCGACCGACGCGTCGCAAGACGTGGCGGAGACGGAACTTGGGGCGACGCTCGGCTCGGGCCAGCGCACGGGTCGTATATGA
- a CDS encoding EF-hand domain-containing protein: MAQTTTIAAVRTGIVLASFGCAAAFGQERLASNGPLSAMPGAHETGADLIWALPDGASAGVSAHAPLAYRLAEPITLDGNATIESVVVYAYQQGAIDGPTIDSLGLELWQGRPGDAGSTRVAGDIEANMLSSVEPANAFVAMTGVSFTIDRPVFALTAGDLDWAVEAGDYWLVWTMEGSLDGGPYSPYLGDDAQPVIGQARQRVLGAWRPARNKTEGGVQVSLPYEVYGSFTCTADCDDDGALTIFDFLCFQNAFAAGESSADCDGDGQVSMDDFACFQAAFMAGCG, encoded by the coding sequence ATGGCCCAGACCACGACCATCGCCGCGGTGCGGACCGGTATCGTTCTTGCTTCGTTCGGGTGCGCCGCTGCTTTTGGTCAGGAACGCCTGGCGAGCAACGGACCGCTGTCGGCCATGCCCGGGGCCCACGAAACCGGAGCCGACCTGATCTGGGCCTTGCCCGACGGTGCCTCGGCGGGCGTCAGTGCCCATGCGCCGCTGGCGTACCGCCTGGCCGAGCCCATCACGCTCGATGGCAACGCGACGATCGAGTCGGTCGTGGTCTACGCGTATCAGCAGGGCGCCATCGACGGCCCGACTATCGACTCGCTGGGCCTCGAACTCTGGCAAGGCCGACCCGGAGACGCTGGCAGCACCCGCGTCGCGGGCGACATCGAAGCCAACATGCTGTCGAGCGTCGAGCCCGCCAACGCGTTCGTCGCCATGACTGGCGTGTCGTTCACGATCGATCGCCCCGTGTTCGCGCTCACCGCCGGCGATCTGGATTGGGCCGTCGAGGCCGGTGACTACTGGCTCGTGTGGACCATGGAGGGCAGCCTCGACGGCGGACCCTACAGCCCATATCTGGGCGACGATGCGCAGCCGGTGATCGGCCAGGCCCGCCAGCGCGTGCTCGGCGCCTGGCGGCCGGCACGCAACAAGACCGAGGGCGGCGTGCAGGTCTCCCTGCCCTACGAGGTGTACGGCAGCTTCACGTGCACGGCCGACTGCGACGACGACGGCGCGCTCACCATCTTCGACTTCCTGTGCTTCCAGAACGCCTTCGCCGCCGGCGAATCGAGCGCCGACTGCGACGGCGATGGGCAAGTGTCGATGGACGACTTCGCCTGCTTCCAGGCGGCGTTCATGGCCGGCTGCGGCTGA
- a CDS encoding PilZ domain-containing protein — protein sequence MDAAQQIELKRLQTKTTGDAMPDPGPYPFDRRRAVRGPAHGQRLGVVFGAEGGRWLLPLELRDTSASGVGLVARQQLEPGDRVTLYDEGRRATFIKGYVARCQAREDGQFDLGLSI from the coding sequence ATGGATGCAGCGCAACAGATCGAACTGAAGAGGCTCCAGACCAAGACCACGGGCGACGCAATGCCCGACCCGGGGCCATACCCCTTTGACCGGCGCCGCGCCGTCCGCGGCCCGGCCCACGGCCAGCGGCTGGGCGTCGTCTTCGGCGCCGAGGGCGGGCGGTGGCTCTTGCCCCTCGAACTGCGTGACACGAGCGCGAGCGGCGTGGGTCTGGTGGCACGCCAGCAACTCGAGCCGGGCGATCGCGTGACCCTGTACGACGAGGGCCGCCGCGCGACCTTCATCAAGGGCTACGTCGCTCGGTGCCAGGCACGCGAGGACGGGCAGTTCGACCTCGGCCTGAGCATCTAG
- a CDS encoding HIT domain-containing protein has product MPTDDHAAQGRGSDNRPAGPEGIHAPWRLQYLESLGDAESKASDGSGGTFLSAYWSNPEDDDANHVVARTRRGMILLNAFPYANGHLLVALGEPRSRLLDYEPDQRGHLWMLTELACDLAERTLECQGLNVGINQGRAAGAGVPSHLHVHVVPRWGGDTNFITTVGQVRVVPQALDDMARRYRTTWANMRLTID; this is encoded by the coding sequence ATGCCCACCGACGACCACGCGGCCCAGGGTCGCGGCTCCGATAATCGCCCTGCCGGCCCCGAGGGCATCCACGCACCCTGGCGACTGCAGTACCTCGAGTCGCTGGGTGACGCCGAGTCGAAGGCCTCCGACGGCTCGGGCGGCACGTTCCTTTCGGCCTACTGGAGCAATCCGGAAGACGACGATGCCAACCACGTGGTGGCCCGGACTCGACGCGGCATGATCCTGCTCAACGCGTTCCCCTACGCCAACGGCCACCTGCTGGTCGCGTTGGGCGAGCCGCGCTCGAGGCTGCTGGACTACGAGCCCGACCAGCGCGGCCACTTGTGGATGCTCACCGAGCTCGCCTGCGATCTCGCCGAGCGCACGCTCGAGTGCCAGGGCCTCAACGTGGGCATCAACCAGGGCCGCGCCGCGGGCGCGGGCGTGCCTAGCCACCTGCACGTCCACGTCGTGCCGCGGTGGGGCGGCGATACCAACTTCATCACGACGGTGGGCCAGGTGCGTGTCGTGCCCCAAGCACTCGACGACATGGCGCGCCGCTACCGCACCACTTGGGCGAACATGCGGCTCACGATCGACTAG
- a CDS encoding CBS domain-containing protein, which produces MKISDIMTRQIVTASMDDDLEHLRELFTNYRFRHLPVIGDDGRLAGIVSDRDVLAAVSPFAGTINERTADANSLKRRAHQIMSRKLHTISPDETAENATLMLLHRRISALPVVDDRGHLVGVVTMRDLMRWLLNHAAIDPREGAA; this is translated from the coding sequence ATGAAGATCTCGGACATCATGACGCGGCAGATCGTGACGGCCAGCATGGACGACGACCTCGAGCACCTGCGCGAGCTCTTCACGAACTACCGCTTCCGCCACCTGCCGGTCATCGGCGACGACGGCAGGCTCGCGGGCATCGTGTCCGATCGGGACGTGCTGGCCGCCGTCAGCCCCTTTGCGGGCACCATCAACGAGCGGACGGCCGACGCGAACAGCCTCAAGCGGCGGGCCCACCAGATCATGAGCCGCAAGCTGCACACGATCTCGCCCGACGAGACGGCCGAGAACGCCACGCTCATGCTGCTGCACCGGCGTATCTCGGCCCTGCCCGTGGTCGATGATCGGGGCCACCTGGTGGGCGTGGTGACGATGCGGGACCTGATGCGGTGGCTGCTGAACCACGCTGCCATCGACCCGCGCGAGGGCGCGGCCTAG